From the genome of Magnolia sinica isolate HGM2019 chromosome 12, MsV1, whole genome shotgun sequence:
attttcatatactaaaatgataagaaaaaataaatggacggtgtagatacgacccatacatcacggtggccactcaaagctccttccccttcccagctggagaccggcaggggtaggacgcaatcggcgtccGTCCGTGTAATATCTACTTCTGTTTCCGCCACctcatttgagatttggaagcggattgcgtggtgtgaacGTCACTAAGTCCTGCCACGCGTAAAGCAGCAGgaattgaatgcataccattgaaaactttaggccacagaagttttggataaactatttgtgttttcccctcatccttacgaacaggttggatggctaataaacatcataatAAGCCTTAGGAAGATTTAAACGGTGCATGTCATTGGTTTAGCCTATTTGagttctggatctgcctcattttttaattcaTGCTCTAAACTGATCTCACAAAAAGAGTCGACAGTGTGGATATTaagcataaatcataaataaTATGGATCCCACAGAAATTTTCCGCGTTAACACACCTCCGCGTCTACGCAGTCCGCGTCCAAGAAGAGGGGCTTGATGTTCGGTATCAACCCCTCTCGTACCAATATGTCGGTACAGGTCGGATTTGTGGGTCCTTCTATGATGTATCGAttctatccactccattcatctattttaccaaataattttatagtATGATGTTAAACATGAGTCAGATATAACTCTCAGGGgtaccacactataggaaacaatggtaatagaatgcccaccattaaaatttcctaggacccactgtaatgtctgtttcccatccaatctgttaattagatcacaccaacctggatgaagggaaaacaaagatatgagcttgatccaaaacttttgcagccttaagaagcttttaatggtaggcattcaatcacctttgtttattgtggtgtcgtccacttggTATTTGAGACAACTTCGTTTTTATATAGTTCcataaaagaagatgaaaaagcagatgaacggtgtggatataacgtacatacatcacaatggaccctacgATTAAGTATCCACCGAGTGGTATCCAGCGAAGTGACGAACCTCCTTCCTTTTGTCGTGTGATTTGTTCCTACGCGTTATCGACGTCCCTCCATTCTTATAATATAAGTATGCATTTCCTATAAAAACCACCGAACTATCCTTCCATCACCCTATCCTTTCTTATTTATCATcgtaaactctctctctctctctctctctctcaaacatgaGTCACTACGAGCAACACCAAGCTCCACAAggtaattttcatttttcatacttTCTCTAAATTCATTTATATTAATAGTTTTAGCTTGGCTCATTGAAATAATAAAAAGTTCGAAATTTTAGTAAAAGAGatttatttttctataatatataGATAAAGTTATTAAATACAATTACAATGACCGCAACGATTAAATTCTTTTATAGTGTTTGATGaatatatttaataatgataacgGTATCCATAACAACCAACTTTACAACTGTCATCGGCCCATGTTAGTTTTCCACGcgcctgtaacagccgttacaattAAATTTTAGTACAAGACatttatttttctataatatTTGGATGAAGTTATTAAATAACGATAACAAGGACCGTAATGATTAAATTCTTTTATAGTGTTTGATGAATgtatataatgataataatggtgGCAATAACAATCAACTCTACAGCTGTTATGACATGAACTGTCTACaattatttgaatttattttttttaatgcattggCCCATAATAGTTCTTCACGAGCCTATAACGGCCATTATGACAATTACAAATCAATTACAaggttttttttcattttctttttttgaaattgGGTATTATGGGGCCGTTCTCCATAACGGGCACCTCGGGTTGGGTACAATGAAAGCTATTCTCAAGAATTCAATTTACAACCTATCTTTAAAATGGGAATcgtaaaagaaaacaattttgAAAATTGAATTCTTATGTAAATTCAATTCAAAAGAACCCAAATACAAATTCAGCCTCTTGTTAGTAGAATTTATTTTCCAAGGACTGGCTCTTAAAATGCTCACCAATCCCAACTTGACTAGCCCAAGTTATCCATTGACTCCAAGTTTAAAGCTTATGGAATTTTTTGGGGGGATTTAAGTAATTTTTGGTGCATAAAATAGGTGGACGACCATTATTTATTTCAATAAAATTTTTCATTTTGAGTAAAAAAGAAaactcagctcaactcgactcgattttcGACCCTATGAATCAGCCACCAATCTTGAGGTTTTAAACCCATATTAGGATAATAGACCCATAATCATTTCATTCATGTATTGTTTGTTTAGTTTCTTTTTTAATAATATCCACCGTTGGATTAATGATCATCTGATTCTTATGCCCCTTTGATTGATCAGTCTATCCTCCACCCGGCCAAGCCTACCCACCTCAAACGTATCCACCACAGACGGAGGGATACCCTTCCACCGCACCACCGCCGGTGGGGTACCCTACAAAAGATGGGTCTGGGTACCCCCAACAACATGTTCCTGTGGAAACTAAGAGCAGAGGTGATGGATTTTGGAAAGGATGGTAAGTATGGTCTAATTCTATTTTAATTATTTCtttgaaattatttattttttcatcaaACAGGCCATGCGCCCACCATTCGATCACCATTGATAAATTAATTTTCGGTGTGCATCGAACTACCCAAGTGGTCCGATCATTCGAGATCGGTGTGGGCCCACGACCACaatttgtaggtcccaccattttGACATGATCATGATCTGAACACCATTAATTTCTTATGATCTTTTTCACTTACTGTgaatttccttccttttttttcttgcaGTTGTGCTGCCTTATGTTGCTGCTGCGTCTTGGATGCGTGCTTTTGAATGGTGACCAAagatgtgtggatgatttctcttcctctattatttatgttttctatCATTTTGatgtaagaaagaaaagaggatgaTATAGTAATTTCATCTTTGGGAttgtattatttttaaaattcgtTTATGAGATGGTTAGTTTTATTTGTAAAAATATCACCTGACGTCTAATAAGATGGACCATGGAGGTGGGCTCGACCTCGATGGTCCATGGTTCAGAAACTTTAAATTTGGGCTCGATTCTATGTCTACCAGGTTGGGTCAACTGCTCCCGCTAGTCTTGAAAACTGATAATAATTGAATGGATAATAATCAATTGGACATAATGGGTGGGGTTACATCAACTAGAATAGTCTTCCACTAATTGAATTGACAATCATTATAGTAATGAATGGACATGGCAGCAGTAAGTTGGAGAAAATTCCTGCAGCcctaagctctgtgggacccaccgtgatgtatgtcataTCTAATTGTCCTTCTGATTCACCAGCTTATCTTACGGCATGAATCCAAAGGTAGATCCAATATAGGTTACTttccatggcttagtggtagacggGGTGTATTTCAACAATGAGGTTCTTGTTAAGGATGAGACAAGCCCTAACACAATTTATCCCGTGCAGAAGCAATTTCAAATGGAATCATATAACAATTCAAGCAACTACAGAGAACACATAAATTTCATTTTGTGTTG
Proteins encoded in this window:
- the LOC131221004 gene encoding protein CYSTEINE-RICH TRANSMEMBRANE MODULE 9-like; translation: MSHYEQHQAPQVYPPPGQAYPPQTYPPQTEGYPSTAPPPVGYPTKDGSGYPQQHVPVETKSRGDGFWKGCCAALCCCCVLDACF